One segment of Platichthys flesus chromosome 15, fPlaFle2.1, whole genome shotgun sequence DNA contains the following:
- the si:dkey-250d21.1 gene encoding uncharacterized protein si:dkey-250d21.1 translates to MTDCCAAVSCDYQRGESTTALFSFPAEPERCKQWLINCGRQDLSTEPAEQLHKLHRLCAKHFEPSMISEQIDSGCVLSDDAVPTIFDFTTPENNQLPCNRKRARDPSEEEPSSVKKTKENRAEVSGETQEFPGEQSEMPELQNDNQTQEDVTSSKEKETLKVYFKEVLALTGFSINGANINADESIGGSRGQQALNPVCVEKIDRTEILQFSEDLMREEIQNSLRLARFFSILLQDVTSIEGKEQIPVFIRSVTVDGFPQKHLIGFLPCDMDAENLFYMLLAELRNKWGLRMEHCRGLTYLVTGSMCQKMRDLTSRILQEFPQVVLSPSDPYAFNIWIIRCMPMPSIQKAADTVEEVASLLRRTPELSKRLEGKIQITYGHLKGEVDRIKAAVSVNWDHSTDAFQTMLDILEPFLNCINEMISKVDEDTAEQMAKLKPVLKNFNFIITLVVLKNTLCCVSILNSSLRGIISISSTLQYTISNALKLVNKYQQELAIFHRKWFSDAIGRAKKLGVEVTKPEMDEGDTAETPLEDFYRETLSRPILQYLVAEVKRVFSTEMVRILRWLSLVPSYMADHNFSIRRDKVADANLNNLARPDTFYEELGCWEVKWRHASKRRILPTTVFATLKIPDIGFYPNVQSLLRVLGTVPCVNAEADVYGQYHMVLERCHAYLTGTPEDQRQCSMAYVYVNQDVHFSVEQMVDSYVQKHPDILRILQMDDDTKEKPAKVAAHGNNAEKDTEEEIQLINLEMDAERLVELKCAETDREALKSALQSAVVAAYNSQSRLHSDTSAQDGEVDYVTKSEMKEVLTVCENAVRAGILTEVGSSFFSLFIDSVVKLGERDHLPLFLRFVDSFDVMRLELMGFLEADLDCDLMVLRLLEIVTVEWRLDLNNCRGQAYLGSGDVSYKLKAFACKVQEKYPLAISTHCSTYSFNTWWSKSIPVPAIKRALDTFEEVLMFFGSSAILEKQLDYVLAFGLRESYEKVQEYRGKFCGCWQEKHDSYEVLVQILEPLVECLEKIKNNPQRWKSSVSTQAGSLLCKLMEFDFIIAMVVLKNASSFTRELSAGLQKDHLSAASQLCQISGIVSTLNRVKTNMKVFHQSWFDEACAIAQSLRVQIEVPENSLPRDGMIKPVGFYKDGLSVPLVDNLINAVKDHFSEDHKEALNFLSLVPCSVTVSYMFESLKSKPPLYSRDLPDADNFATELCCWRVTWKTKVASTTIPSSIFHTLRLPLMQYFGNINALLKIMSVLPSTALEDCGVVMRHKKFQEYLRNTYPKDRSPCLAMLQVGNNFSRDLDRMVTQCLKVTPQALEGICLDKESKSLNRNSENNMEDDSIKEEAEEPNIEKSPDKMEDQDMKPADENGHTGDNRHSLATVFRLAALLGKKNSSLSDLSEEEKELFIQELSMCHWFGRENKCMPSIGDGEMVNLLINGIRDVILKEIQESPFFSLITDKPVRIADKTQLPVFVRYVGESAPKVELIGFLPFDENCHVDTQANNLAKILTEDWGLPMSQCRGQAFMHLGSGYQSLKKMSLDVLKNYPLSVVTPSESCGLAVWLAGSVPCPSVAKMLDITEDLMLFFDDSPCLEGQLAQAVDGLLNMPREALDEIPETCCSRWKKREDFFDILADTLEGILSCLDAVSSTAAGAKSMHAQVLSTALRNMDFIVTLVILKNACAPLRNCSTVFRCGNPADILCEVEKIPSIIENLNKMLENVSLLHTNWFEQAFQLATKVAPEQVCFSEEAQSYESPELYYRENLSVPLLRSLVDEMKYSFSDSHLKALSVLSLLPACNPQPILSESTDKPFSLYLTDLPEPEVAEQEINIWATVWSEKYQDVAPPSSIAETLVHPESKSHPTVSLLLRLVAVLPSVSMECDLMKTTLNSMRDLLRNTLCKGSRMDHVMLLSHCTTLQRLPEVIEKCIEVDPESSRCLSQVMGTLQGLKLESGVFELQQETPTELQASSEAKKPEDGEGNLANNEVILEVVKGSTTAVSFYEPQLREQILKELWDSQFFTIITEQAVEIDRELYVPICIRYLNKADVQCEETLAFIPFSENHATLADAIVTALSEKWGLNMEYCRGQALLSVGEVGALMRTVSLDIAEKYPRAIRSVSSALPLNIWLAKSSSAKEVADGAVLISKILHWFTEDAERQNKLEETIIHVFQDDEGKGNELRDKLIKNWEKSHDMHEVMVEILESVTLCLNELKGEGSVSNQQQASQFFNEIRNFEFILTTVVQKNVLNLTKKLSRSLQGKPLDMLLAVNSLPDLKACLDKLKSDVDTHHKAWFEEAVALASKLHVTMLHSVLLEPLSEFYKESVSMGVIEHSIAEIDDLFTEKVLDTLRCLEIVPYAMSKLETSILSGLVFRLYKDDLPDETSLQSEMKSWREKWLDPLAGYLPTTVLDTLKTSQIRSFSNIETLLRLQVILPFSRKESNFRQGKRSLQEFIQQEKRSLSELHAL, encoded by the exons ATGACTGACTGCTGCGCCGCGGTGAGCTGTGATTACCAGCGAGGGGAATCGACCACTGCACTTTTCAGCTTCCCTGCGGAACCGGAGCG CTGTAAACAATGGCTGATCAACTGTGGTCGCCAGGACTTGTCAACAGAACCTGCTGAGCAGTTGCATAAACTCCACAGACTTTGTGCAAAGCACTTTGAGCCCTCTATGATCTCCGAACAG ATCGACTCTGGTTGTGTCCTAAGTGATGATGCTGTTCCAACAATATTCGACTTTACGACACCGGAGAATAACCAACTGCCCTGCAACAGGAAACGAGCTAGAGATCCT TCGGAAGAAGAACCTTCTtctgtgaagaaaacaaaag AAAACAGAGCAGAAGTGTCAGGGGAGACCCAAGAATTTCCTGGAGAGCAGAGTGAAATGCCTGAACTGCAAAACGATAACCAAACCCAAGAGGATGTGACAAGCTCTAAAGAAAAAGAGACTCTAAAAGTGTATTTTAAGGAAGTTCTGGCACTGACTGGTTTCAGCATCAATGGTGCAAACATCAATGCCGATGAGTCGATTGGTGGCTCTAGGGGTCAGCAAGCACTCAATCCTGTCTGTGTGGAGAAAATTGACAGGACAGAAATCCTGCAGTTCAGCGAAGACCTCATGCGGGAGGAGATCCAAAACAGCCTCAGACTGGCACGATTCTTCTCCATTCTTCTTCAGGATGTGACGAGCATAGAAGGAAAAGAGCAGATCCCTGTTTTCATCAGGTCTGTCACAGTTGATGGGTTCCCACAAAAGCACCTCATTGGGTTCCTGCCATGTGACATGGATGCAGAGAATCTGTTTTACATGCTTCTTGCTGAGTTGAGAAACAAGTGGGGGCTGAGGATGGAGCACTGCAGGGGACTCACTTATTTGGTTACAGGCAGCATGTGTCAGAAAATGCGAGACCTTACTAGCAGAATTCTGCAGGAGTTTCCACAAGTAGTCCTGTCGCCAAGTGACCCATATGCCTTCAACATCTGGATTATCCGCTGCATGCCAATGCCCTCCATCCAGAAGGCTGCAGACACCGTGGAGGAGGTAGCCTCATTACTCAGGAGAACACCAGAGCTGTCCAAAAGACTGGAAGGAAAGATCCAGATAACATACGGGCATTTAAAAGGAGAAGTGGATCGGATCAAAGCAGCTGTCAGTGTGAATTGGGACCACAGCACTGATGCCTTCCAGACTATGTTAGATATTCTGGAGCCATTCCTGAACTGCATCAATGAGATGATTTCAAAGGTAGACGAAGACACTGCTGAACAGATGGCCAAGCTCAAGCCAGTTTTGAAGaatttcaatttcattatcACGCTTGTTGTTCTGAAGAACACTCTCTGTTGTGTGAGCATACTCAACTCAAGTCTCAGGGGAATAATTAGCATCAGCAGTACCTTGCAGTACACAATCTCCAATGCCTTAAAGCTGGTAAACAAATATCAACAGGAGCTTGCAATATTCCACAGGAAATGGTTTTCAGATGCAATTGGCCGAGCCAAGAAACTAGGAGTTGAGGTCACCAAACCAGAGATGGACGAAGGTGACACAGCTGAAACACCACTTGAGGACTTTTACAGAGAAACTCTGAGCCGACCTATCTTACAGTATCTTGTTGCAGAAGTGAAGAGAGTGTTCAGCACTGAGATGGTGAGGATTCTACGATGGCTGTCATTAGTACCCTCTTACATGGCTGACCACAATTTTAGCATTCGCAGGGATAAAGTAGCAGATGCCAACCTGAACAACCTTGCAAGGCCTGACACATTTTACGAAGAGCTTGGTTGCTGGGAAGTGAAATGGAGACATGCAAGCAAGCGCAGAATCCTACCAACCACAGTGTTTGCTACACTCAAGATCCCAGATATTGGGTTTTACCCGAATGTGCAGAGCTTGCTGAGAGTGTTGGGCACTGTTCCATGTGTAAACGCAGAGGCAGATGTTTATGGCCAATATCATATGGTTCTGGAGCGCTGCCACGCCTACCTGACAGGCACACCAGAGGACCAAAGACAGTGCAGCATGGCATATGTCTATGTTAACCAAGACGTGCACTTCAGTGTTGAGCAAATGGTGGATTCATATGTCCAGAAGCACCCAGACATCCTGCGGATTCTGCAAATG gatGATGACACGAAAGAGAAGCCGGCCAAAG tggCAGCTCACggaaacaatgcagaaaaggacactgaggaggaaatACAACTCATAAACCTAGAGATGGATGCGGAAAGGCTTGTGGAACTGAAGTGTGCTGAGACTGATCGAGAGGCGCTTAAATCTGCTTTGCAATCTGCAGTAGTTGCCGCATACAACAGTCAAAGCAGGCTACATAGTGACACTTCTGCTCAAGATGGAGAGGTGGACTACGTGACCAAGTCTGAAATGAAAGAAGTTCTCACTGTGTGCGAGAATGCTGTCAGGGCAGGAATCCTCACAGAAGTGGGGAGCTCATTCTTTTCCTTATTCATTGACAGTGTTGTGAAACTGGGGGAGAGAGAtcatctccctcttttccttcgaTTTGTGGATAGTTTTGATGTCATGCGTCTGGAGTTGATGGGATTCCTTGAGGCTGATCTTGATTGTGATCTCATGGTGCTGCGTCTCCTGGAAATTGTTACTGTTGAGTGGCGTCTTGATTTGAATAACTGCAGAGGCCAAGCCTACCTAGGCTCTGGTGATGTCTCCTACAAGCTGAAAGCCTTTGCCTGCAAAGTTCAGGAGAAATATCCTCTCGCTATAAGCACACACTGCTCTACctactctttcaacacatggtGGTCAAAATCCATCCCAGTGCCTGCTATTAAAAGAGCCCTGGATACATTTGAAGAGGTTTTGATGTTTTTTGGTAGCAGTGCTATTTTAGAAAAACAGCTTGACTATGTGTTAGCGTTTGGTCTTAGAGAGAGCTATGAAAAGGTCCAGGAGTATCGAGGGAAGTTCTGTGGCTGTTGGCAAGAGAAGCATGATTCTTATGAGGTGTTGGTGCAGATTCTGGAGCCCCTGGTTGAATGTCTGGAGAAGATAAAAAACAACCCACAGAGATGGAAATCATCTGTATCCACACAAGCTGGGTCCCTTCTCTGCAAGTTAATGGAGTTTGATTTCATCATTGCCATGGTGGTCTTGAAGAATGCATCCTCTTTTACCAGAGAGCTGAGTGCAGGTCTCCAGAAGGACCACTTAAGTGCCGCATCCCAGCTTTGCCAAATCAGTGGTATTGTGTCCACTCTGAACCGAGTAAAGACCAATATGAAGGTGTTTCACCAGAGCTGGTTTGATGAGGCTTGTGCAATTGCACAGAGCCTAAGAGTGCAGATTGAGGTGCCTGAAAACTCGTTGCCAAGAGATGGCATGATTAAGCCAGTTGGCTTTTACAAAGATGGACTAAGTGTGCCCCTGGTAGACAACCTGATCAATGCAGTGAAGGATCATTTTTCAGAAGACCACAAAGAGGCTCTCAACTTCCTCTCCCTGGTTCCATGCTCGGTCACAGTGAGCTACATGTTTGAGAGCTTGAAGTCCAAACCTCCTCTCTACAGCAGGGATCTTCCTGATGCAGACAACTTCGCCACTGAGCTCTGCTGTTGGAGAGTAACCTGGAAGACCAAAGTGGCATCCACGACCATCCCAAGCTCTATATTTCACACACTTCGTCTGCCACTCATGCAGTACTTTGGGAACATCAATGCTCTGCTGAAGATTATGTCTGTGCTACCCAGTACAGCACTGGAGGACTGTGGTGTTGTGATGCGCCACAAGAAGTTCCAAGAGTACCTGAGAAATACATATCCTAAAGACAGGTCCCCATGTTTGGCTATGCTGCAGGTGGGCAACAACTTCAGCAGAGACCTGGACCGCATGGTGACCCAGTGTTTGAAGGTTACACCACAAGCCTTGGAGGGTATCTGTCTG GACAAGGAATCCAAAAGTTTAAACAGAAACTCTGAAAATAATATGGAAG ATGATTCTATAaaggaggaagcggaggagcCCAACATCGAGAAGTCACCTGACAAGATGGAAGACCAAGACATGAAACCAGCAGATGAGAATGGACACACTGGAGATAATCGTCATAGTCTTGCGACAGTGTTCAGACTGGCTGCACTACTGGGAAAAAAGAATAGCagtctctctgacctgtcagaagaagagaaagaactTTTCATCCAGGAGCTCAGCATGTGCCACTGGTTCGGAAGAGAGAACAAATGCATGCCCTCTATAGGTGATGGTGAAATGGTGAACCTCCTCATAAATGGAATCAGGGATGTCATACTCAAGGAAATACAGGAATCTCCATTCTTCTCATTGATCACAGACAAACCTGTTAGAATCGCTGATAAGACACAACTACCTGTTTTTGTCAGGTATGTCGGAGAATCAGCCCCGAAAGTGGAGCTCATTGGTTTCTTACCATTTGATGAAAACTGCCATGTTGATACGCAAGCAAATAACCTCGCAAAGATTCTCACTGAAGACTGGGGCCTACCGATGTCTCAGTGTCGAGGGCAAGCATTCATGCATTTGGGCTCAGGTTACCAAAGTCTGAAGAAAATGTCTTTGGATGTCTTGAAAAATTATCCGCTCTCTGTTGTAACGCCCAGTGAGTCTTGTGGCCTTGCCGTCTGGCTGGCAGGAAGTGTGCCTTGCCCTTCAGTAGCTAAGATGTTGGATATCACAGAAGACTTGATGCTGTTCTTTGATGACTCTCCGTGTCTTGAGGGACAGTTGGCACAGGCTGTTGATGGGCTTCTAAATATGCCGAGAGAGGCCCTGGATGAAATTCCAGAAACCTGTTGCTCAaggtggaaaaagagagaagactTCTTTGACATACTCGCTGACACATTAGAGGGTATTCTCAGCTGCCTAGATGCTGTAAGCTCTACTGCCGCAGGAGCCAAGTCGATGCATGCACAAGTTCTCTCTACCGCTCTAAGAAACATGGACTTCATTGTCACCCTTGTGATTTTGAAGAATGCCTGTGCTCCTCTTCGGAACTGTAGCACTGTCTTCCGTTGTGGAAACCCTGCTGACATTCTGTGTGAAGTTGAAAAAATCCCCTCAATCATAGAGAATCTTAACAAAATGTTAGAGAATGTGAGCCTTCTACACACTAACTGGTTTGAACAGGCCTTCCAGCTAGCAACCAAGGTAGCTCCTGAGCAAGTGTGCTTCTCAGAGGAAGCCCAAAGCTATGAGTCTCCTGAGTTATATTACAGAGAAAATCTGAGTGTTCCTCTCCTCAGAAGTCTTGTTGATGAGATGAAGTACAGTTTCTCAGACAGCCACTTGAAGGCCCTGTCGGTCCTGTCATTGCTGCCCGCGTGCAACCCCCAGCCGATTTTGTCGGAGTCCACAGACAAGCCGTTCAGCCTCTACCTTACAGATCTTCCTGAACCGGAAGTAGCCGAGCAGGAAATCAACATTTGGGCCACTGTATGGAGTGAGAAATACCAGGATGTTGCTCCCCCATCATCTATTGCAGAAACGCTTGTGCACCCTGAGTCAAAGAGCCACCCAACTGTTAGCTTACTGCTGAGGCTTGTTGCTGTCCTGCCCAGTGTCAGTATGGAGTGTGATCTGATGAAGACAACGCTGAATTCCATGAGGGATCTGTTAAGAAACACTCTATGCAAAGGCAGCAGAATGGATCATGTGATGCTCCTGTCTCACTGCACAACACTGCAGAGACTACCAGAGGTCATTGAGAAGTGTATAGAGGTGGATCCAGAGAGCAGTCGATGTCTATCCCAG GTAATGGGAACCTTGCAAGGACTAAAGTTGGAAAGTG GAGTCTTTGAATTACAACAAGAGACACCAACAGAACTGCAGGCCTCCAGTGAAGCAAAGAAGCCCGAGGATGGAGAGGGGAATTTGGCTAATAACGAAGTGATACTAGAGGTTGTGAAGGGATCAACAACAGCAGTGTCTTTCTATGAGCCACAGCTGCGGGAACAAATCCTCAAGGAACTCTGGGACTCTCAGTTCTTCACAATCATAACTGAGCAAGCTGTTGAAATTGACAGGGAGCTGTATGTCCCCATATGCATCAGGTACCTAAACAAAGCGGATGTCCAGTGTGAGGAAACACTGGCTTTCATCCCTTTCAGTGAAAACCATGCTACTCTTGCAGATGCTATCGTGACGGCCCTGTCTGAGAAGTGGGGGCTCAACATGGAGTACTGTAGAGGACAGGCCTTGCTGAGTGTAGGTGAAGTCGGGGCTTTGATGAGGACTGTAAGCTTAGATATAGCTGAGAAATATCCTCGAGCCATAAGAAGTGTCAGTTCTGCTTTGCCTCTTAATATTTGGCTGGCTAAATCCTCTTCTGCTAAAGAAGTAGCTGATGGAGCAGTTCTCATTAGTAAAATATTACACTGGTTCACAGAGGATGCAGAACGCCAGAACAAACTTGAAGAAACGATCATTCACGTGTTCCAGGACGACGAAGGAAAGGGCAACGAGCTGCGGGACAAACTCATCAAAAACTGGGAGAAGAGTCATGACATGCACGAAGTGATGGTAGAGATTTTAGAATCAGTCACGCTCTGCTTGAATGAGCTGAAAGGAGAAGGAAGTGTTTCAAACCAGCAGCAAGCATCACAGTTcttcaatgaaatcagaaactTTGAGTTCATCCTTACAACGGTTGTGCAGAAAAATGTCCTGAATTTAACTAAGAAGCTAAGTCGCTCTCTTCAGGGAAAACCATTAGACATGCTCCTTGCTGTGAATAGTTTGCCTGATCTCAAAGCATGTCTTGATAAGCTGAAGAGTGATGTCGACACCCATCACAAGGCCTGGTTTGAGGAAGCTGTCGCATTGGCTTCTAAACTCCATGTCACAATGTTGCATTCAGTGCTCCTAGAGCCTTTGAGTGAGTTTTACAAAGAATCAGTAAGCATGGGAGTTATAGAGCACTCAATAGCAGAGATTGACGACCTCTTCACTGAAAAGGTATTGGATACTTTGAGGTGTCTGGAGATTGTGCCTTACGCAATGTCCAAATTAGAAACCAGCATTCTTAGTGGTCTTGTGTTCCGCCTGTACAAGGACGACTTGCCAGATGAGACCTCCCTTCAGTCTGAGATGAAATCATGGAGGGAAAAATGGTTGGATCCCCTGGCCGGCTATCTTCCTACTACCGTGCTCGATACCCTGAAGACGTCCCAGATTAGAAGCTTTAGTAACATTGAGACTCTCCTCAGACTCCAGGTCATCTTGCCATTTTCCAGGAAGGAGAGCAACTTCAGGCAAGGAAAAAGAAGCCTCCAGGAGTTCATCCAGCAGGAGAAGAGGTCTCTCTCTGAGCTCCATGCACTGTAA
- the thap12a gene encoding THAP domain containing 12a, translated as MQSRCAAPSCTSSKSDNQPLFRFPHDAERSKKWVEKCQRKDLADRSADHLYRYYRLCGKHFETSSIDSEAQGTVLKDDAIPTIFDTPSQSQNGQVKRNKETSKTEETESRGGKKMKKSQTEAAKEDVPTVTEEDEHKEYLKSLFEVLVLLGEQSIPPTGPGDVKQDDLGSSNFQALLEYRMNCGDEVLKKKYDENKEAWSSAQLSQLIEVCEKCIRSKLVEEVKLNGSFSLLTDDVVKISGEWSLPVFVRFVDQSNCLRERFFGFLDFEGDGDDLAEKLLSEMTDKWGLDMEQCRGQAHSYSGTHFGKIKAFSAKLIEKYPLAVVALRSSRTLNVSLASSMALSGVQLVMSTFKKIESFFSQSQFLQLELEHAISIFYPDKEEKANELKETCRSSWTRQHDAFEVAVDIVEALLLCVDSVHDNEEMRWNDQVAHSALEISKALTDFEFIMALVVLKNTMTLTRAFGKNVQGKEQDAHFAASSLKAVLHSLKEVSDNIDVYHEFWNDEAVNLANAMEIPVKLPRSFLRKYQSESGTNQPDSYYKNHLSVPVVNHIIKEIDELFGKDHLKTLRCLSLIPAIIEQHKSSEPEEESIQMFKNLIPNAATLSAELNCWWVKWSKKVKGETSPSSLHETLQLPDVKFFPNVLVALRLIGTLPTFALEDSCDVAFKSFGMYMENMPDQFKSKNLAVLHMNYDVGYDLDSMVEVYVNTYPTREGQV; from the exons ATGCAGAGCCGCTGTGCAGCACCGAGCTGCACGAGTAGTAAATCAGATAATCAGCCACTCTTCAGGTTCCCTCACGATGCAGAAAG GTCAAAGAAGTGGGTAGAGAAATGCCAGAGGAAAGACCTGGCAGACAGATCAGCAGATCATCTGTACAGGTACTACAGGCTCTgtggaaaacattttgaaacGTCTTCCATTGACAGT GAAGCTCAAGGTACAGTGTTGAAGGATGATGCCATACCGACCATCTTTGACACACCAAGCCAGTCTCAAAACGGACAGGTGAAGCGGAACAAAGAGACG AGCAAAACGGAAGAAACGGAGAGTAGGGGGGGAAAAA AAATGAAGAAGTCTCAAACAGAGGCAGCAAAGGAAGATGTCCCGACTGTTACTGAGGAGGATGAACACAAGGAGTATCTAAAGTCATTATTTGAAGTTCTTGTGCTTTTGGGAGAGCAGAGCATTCCTCCTACAGGGCCTGGTGATGTGAAACAAGATGATCTTGGGTCAAGCAACTTTCAGGCATTGTTAGAATATCGCATGAATTGTGGAGATGAAGTCCTGAAGAAGAAGTATGATGAGAACAAGGAGGCCTGGTCCTCAGCCCAGCTCAGTCAGTTGATTGAGGTGTGTGAAAAATGCATCCGCAGTAAGCTGGTGGAGGAAGTAAAACTAAACGGCTCTTTCTCATTACTCACTGATGATGTGGTGAAGATCTCAGGAGAATGGTCCCTCCCTGTGTTTGTCCGTTTTGTGGACCAGTCTAACTGCCTGCGGGAGAGGTTCTTTGGATTCCTTGACTTTGAAGGTGATGGAGATGACCTGGCAGAGAAACTGCTGTCTGAGATGACTGACAAATGGGGCCTGGATATGGAACAGTGTCGAGGTCAAGCCCACTCCTACTCTGGGACACATTTTGGCAAAATCAAAGCATTTTCTGCCAAACTGATTGAGAAATATCCATTGGCAGTAGTTGCGCTGAGATCTAGTCGAACGCTGAACGTGTCACTTGCCAGTAGCATGGCTTTGTCTGGGGTTCAGCTCGTTATGTCTACCTTTAAGAAAATTGAATCGTTCTTCAGTCAGTCCCAGTTCCTACAGCTGGAGTTGGAGCATGCAATTTCGATTTTCTACCCAGACAAAGAAGAGAAAGCCAATGAACTGAAGGAGACCTGTCGCTCCAGCTGGACCAGACAGCACGATGCGTTTGAAGTGGCGGTGGACATCGTAGAGGCCCTGCTATTATGTGTGGACAGCGTGCATGATAACGAGGAAATGAGGTGGAACGATCAAGTCGCACACAGCGCCTTAGAGATATCGAAAGCACTTACTGACTTTGAGTTCATCATGGCGCTGGTCGtgctgaaaaacacaatgacTCTCACTCGAGCATTTGGGAAGAACGTGCAGGGGAAAGAACAGGATGCTCATTTTGCGGCAAGCAGTCTAAAAGCTGTACTGCACTCCCTGAAGGAAGTGTCGGACAACATCGATGTGTATCATGAGTTCTGGAATGATGAGGCTGTTAACCTAGCCAATGCGATGGAGATCCCGGTCAAGCTTCCTCGCTCATTTTTGAGGAAGTATCAGTCAGAATCTGGAACCAATCAACCAGACAGTTACTACAAAAACCACCTGTCTGTTCCCGTGGTGAACCACATCATCAAAGAAATTGACGAGCTGTTTGGCAAGGACCACCTGAAGACCCTGAGGTGTCTGTCGCTGATCCCTGCCATCATAGAGCAGCACAAGTCCAGTGAACCCGAGGAGGAGAGCATTCAGATGTTTAAGAATTTAATCCCTAATGCAGCTACCCTCTCTGCAGAGCTCAACTGTTGGTGGGTGAAGTGGAGcaaaaaggtcaaaggtgagacGTCGCCATCCAGCCTTCATGAAACGCTGCAGCTGCCCGATGTGAAGTTCTTCCCAAATGTGCTTGTGGCCCTGAGACTGATTGGCACCCTGCCTACGTTCGCTCTGGAGGACAGCTGCGATGTGGCGTTCAAGAGCTTCGGGATGTACATGGAGAACATGCCTGACCAGTTCAAATCAAAAAATCTTGCTGTTTTACACATGAATTATGATGTAGGGTATGATCTGGATTCAATGGTTGAGGTCTACGTGAACACATACCCTACCAGAGAGGGGCAGGTGTGA